In Aeromicrobium wangtongii, the DNA window CGGGGCGTCAAGCGTCCCAGCTCGGGACCCGGCCGGTGCAACATGACCGTGCGCAGTCGTCCGACTTCGCTGTCCGCCCCCAGAGTCATGGGCTCAGCGTAGTGACGGCCCGGCCACTGCGCACCGATCCGGTCAGAGCCAGGGCGTGACGATCGCGAACGGGCTGTGCGACGTCACGGTTCGCGTACGGAGGGTCCGGGTCGTGGCAGTCGCCTTGGTGTAGGCGGCCTTGGCGATCTTCTTCTTGCGGGCGTAGGCCTTCTTCGCCGCGGCCTTCTTGGACGCGCTGCTGCCGGCCTTCTTGGTCGCCTTGGTGAAGGACTTCTTGGCAGCGGCGAGTTTCTTCGTGTAGGCCTTCGTGGCGGCCTTGCGCTGCGCGGACGTCTTGCGGTGGTTGACCCAGGTCTGCGTGGTCTGGTCGCTCATGCGATTGCCGGTCGCGGAGAACATGGCCTGATCGATCTCGTCCGAAGCGGGCACAGACAGGGGCGCGGTCACCGAGACGTCGCCGGACACGCTGGAATGAACCGATGTCCGGGTGGTGGCGCTCGCCGAGCCGAGGTACACGTCGGCGGTGACCGTGGCCGAGCCGCTGAGCCGGTTGGCGAAGAACGTCGCCACGGTCACGCCCACCAGGCAGACGCGGACGAACTCGTCGTCGGCGTCGACGATGAAGGCGGCAGCGAGCATGCCGTCGACGACCGCGCGCGTGGTCGCCGGCTCGACGAGCAGGTCGTCCACGATCTCACCGGCCGCCAGGTTGCAGCTGGCCGCGAGGATGTCACGGGCCGCGCCGGTCGCCTCGGGCTGGACCCAGCCGGAGCCACCGGGCGCCGCCGCCTCCCGGAAGCCGTTGATGGCCAGCATCGCCGACTCCTTCGTCACCCCCGGAGGGCCTGCCGCCGTGGCGGGGGCGGCGGTCAGGACCGCCGAGCCGATCACCAGGGACGTCATGGCGATCAGCGAGCGGGTCCAGAAGGTGGTGCGCATGGTGCTCCTCATCGAGTGCGGCCGTCACCCGACGACCCGGGCATTCTTCCGCGCCAGGAGGCCATTTGCGCGACTTCGGCGATCGGGACGTGGTCCGAGACCAAAGATCATCCCGACGGGCCAGTCCGGGATGGTTCGCACGGACCGACCCAGACGCTCGGATTGGGTCCCGGAATACGGCGTCTCATCCCAAAGAACTAGGCCGTCTGGTTCCGATGGAAGTCGGTCCCCAGAGGTGTGGCGCGCGCCGCACACGATCGGTTAACGGCGTGACACATTCGGTGCGTACGCTCGTCTTTGTGGACTGGAATGACTATGACGCTGCCCTGTTCGACCTCGATGGTGTCATCACGCCCACGGCCGAGGTGCACATGAGGGCCTGGGCCCAGATGTTCAACGACTTCCTGAGCGCCCGCGGTGTCGCAGAGCCCTACACGGACGCCGACTACTTCACGTACGTCGACGGCAAGCCGCGCTACGACGGTGTGCGCTCGTTCCTGGCCTCCCGCGACATCACGCTGCCCGAGGGCGACCCGTCCGATCCGGCCGGCGCCGAGACGGTCGCCGGTCTCGGCAACCTCAAGAACGACGACTTCGAGCAGATCCTGCAGTCCGAGGGTGTCCAGCCCTATCCGGGCTCCGTGCAGCTGGTCAAGGAGCTGGCTTCGCGCGGCACCAAGATGGCGATCGTGTCGAGCTCGCGCAATGCGGCAGCCGTGCTGGACGCTGCCGGAATGATCGACTACTTCCCGGTCATCGTCAGCGGCAAGGAGGCCGGCGAGCTCGGACTGCCCGGCAAGCCCGCCCCTGACACCTTCCTCGAGGCGGCCCGGCAACTGGGCGTCCCGAAGGAGCGCGCGGTCGTTTTCGAGGATGCCCTGTCGGGTGTCGCGGCTGGACGCGCCGGCGACTTCGGGCTGGTGATCGGGGTCGATCGCGGCGTCGGCGCTGACAAGTTGACCGAGCACGGAGCGGACGTCGTCGTCGACGATCTGGCCGAGCTGCTGGAGGCAGGCGCATGAGCCCTTCGCACATCGCACCCCTGGGACATGACTTCCTCGACCGCACCCGGTACCCGATCGACGAGTGGGCGCTGGTCGAGAAGCACATCGACAACGACGACCTCGGCACGACCGAGACGTTGTTCTCGGTCGGCAACGGCTACCTCGGCCTGCGCGGCAACGTCGAGGAGGGTCGCGACTCGTTCTCCCACGGAACGTTCGTCAACGGCTTCCACGAGACCTGGCCGATCCAGCACGCCGAGGAGGCCTTCGGCTTCGCCCGCGTCGGCCAGACGATCGTCAACGCGCCCGACGCCAAGGTCATCCGCCTGTACGTCGACGACGAGCCGCTGCTGCTGCCCATCGCCGACCTGTTGGAGTACGAGCGCCGCCTCGACTTCCGCTCCGGTGTCATGTCGCGCGACATCTTGTGGCGCACACCCGGTGGCAAGCGCGTCCGCGTCCGCTCGCGGCGCATGGTCTCGTTCACGCAGCGCCACCTGGCGGTGCTGACGTTCGAGGTCACGATGCTCGATGATCACGCGCCGGTCGCGATCTCCTCGCAGATTCTGAACCGTCAGGACGGCGAGGACGAGTACCACGTCCGCTCCGCCGCGATGGGCGAAGGCGTCGACCCCCGCAAGGCCGGCCAGATGCGGCACCGCGTCCTCAAGCCGCAGAGCCACTGGGGCAATGTCGCCGACGGCCGGGTCGCCCTGGGCTACCAGTGCTCCGAGAGCGGCATGACGATCGCGGTCGCCGCCGATCACCACCTGGAGACTGAGAACAACTACAGCAAGCGCATCCAGACCGATGACGACCTGGCCAAGATGACGTACCGGATCGATGCCGAGCCGGGCAAGCCGATCGTCCTGACCAAGATGGTCAGCTATCACACCTCCCGCGGCGTCCCGTCCCGCGAGCTGCTGGACCGCTGCCGCCGGACCCTGGACCGGGCCCACGCCGAGGGACTCGAGAAGCAGTTCGAGGACCAGCGCGCCTGGCTGGACGGGTTCTGGGCCCGCTCGGACGTCGAGATCCCCGGTCAGCCCGATGTGCAGCAGGCGACCCGCTGGAACCTGTTCCAGATCGCGCAGGCGTCAGCGCGCGCCGAGGGCACCGGCATCGCGGCCAAGGGGGTCACGGGCTCCGGCTACGGCGGTCACTACTTCTGGGACACCGAGATCTACGTCCTGCCGTTCCTGACCTACACGACGCCGCGCGCGGCGCGCAACGCCCTGCGGTTCCGGTACACGTTGCTCGACGCGGCCCGTCAGCGCGCCAAGCAGATGGCCCAGCAGGGCGCGCTGTTCCCGTGGCGCACGATCAACGGCGAGGAGGCCTCGGCGTACTACGCCGCCGGCACCGCGCAGTACCACATCGACGCCGACGTCTCCTACGCCTTGAGCCAGTACCTCGCAGCCACGGGCGACAACGACTTCCTCGAGCGCGAGGGCATCGACATCCTCGTCGAGACCGCCCGCATGTGGGTCGACCTGGGCTTCTGGCGCAACGAGGAGGACGGCACGTTCCACATCCACGGCGTGACCGGTCCCGACGAGTACACGACGGTCGTCAACGACAACCTGTTCACCAACGTCATGGCCCGGTTCAACCTGCGCCGTGCCGTCTCGGCGGTGCGGACACTGGCCGAGCGCGACGGCGCCGAGTACGAGCGAGTCGTGAAGCGCCTCGACCTGGACGCCTCCGAGGTCGAGGACTGGGAGCGCGCCGCGGCCGACATGGCCATCCCGTACGACGAACACCTGGGCGTCCACCCGCAGGACGAGCACTTCCTGGAGCGCGAGGTCTGGGACCTCGCGAACACCCCGCTGGACAAGCGCCCGCTGCTGCTGAACTACCACCCGCTGGTGATCTATCGCTTCCAGGTGCTCAAGCAGGCCGATGTCGTGCTGGCGCTGTTCCTGCAGGGCGAGCAGTTCACGGCCGAGGAGAAGCGCGCCGACTTCGAGTACTACGACCCGATCACGACGGGTGACTCGACGCTGTCGGCGGTCGTGCAGTCGATCATGGCGGCGGAGGTCGGCTACCACGACCTGGCGCTGCGCTACTTCCGTGCGGCGCTGTACGTCGACCTCGCCGACCGGCACCACAACACCGCCGACGGCGTCCACGTGGCCTCGACCGGTGGTGTGTGGAGCGCGCTGGTCTCCGGCTTCGGTGGCTTCCGCGACCACGGCGGCGTGTTCTCGATCGATCCTCGCCTGCCGGAGTCGTGGGAGTCGCTGACCTACCGCCTGACCCTGCTGGGCAGCCGGGTGCGGGTCACGGTGTTCCCCGATCGCGTCGACATGGCGATCGAGCAAGGGGACGAGGCGACCTTGCACGTCCGCGGCGAGAAGGTCACGGTGCTGGCCGGCGAGCCGGTCTCGGTGCCGCTGGACGGACAGGGCCCGCGCCTGGAGGGCGAGCCGGCCCCCGTGCCGGGACGCCGTCGCGCCGACGGCACGATCATCGCGGCCATCGTCCCCGGCACCTGAGCCTGGCGCCGGGGCGGCGGATACGAGGTTCCTGTGCTGCGCGCCGGCGGGCGTGACAGCATGGACCTCGTGATCACCGTGAAGTGGGAGACGGCTGCCGGCGAGTCGGGCGAGACCCAGCTGTCCGGCGACGACAAGTGGACGTTCGGTCGCACGGGCGGCGCCGAGGAGCCGACCGTCGGCATCGACCATCCGCTGATCAGCCGAAGTGCCGTGGTGATCCGGGACGCCGGTCCCGGCCCGGTGGTCTTCCGCGGCCAGCGCGACAACGGGGTCAAGGTCGCGGTCATCAGCCTGATCGGGTCCACCGCGTGGCTCGAGGAGGGCACCGCGCACAACCTCAGCGCCGAGGAGAACCGGGTGCAGGTCGTGCTGGACGACGAGGTCCTGGTGACCGCCGACGTCGACTTCGACGACCGCGGCTCGGTCGTGGAGCGCCAGCAGGCCGAGTAGGGTGCGGCTCGATAGTCTCGGCGCATGTCGTTCGAGTCCGGGCTGCCCAAGGCAGAGCTGCATGTCCACCATGTCGGGTCAGCCTCGATGCGCACCGTCGCCGAGCTCGCCGAGCGGCACGCCGGCAGCACCTCGGTGCCGACCGATCCCGAGGCCCTGGCCGACTTCTTTACCTTCACCGACTTCGCCCACTTCATCGAGGTGTACCTGTCGGTCGTCGACCTGCTGCGGACCCCCGAGGACCTGTGGACGCTGACCCACGACGTCGCCCGTGACCTCGCGGCGCAGAACGTCCGCTACGTCGAGCTGACCTGCACGCCGTACACCTCGATCGCGGTCGGCATCTCGGCCG includes these proteins:
- a CDS encoding HAD family hydrolase, producing MDWNDYDAALFDLDGVITPTAEVHMRAWAQMFNDFLSARGVAEPYTDADYFTYVDGKPRYDGVRSFLASRDITLPEGDPSDPAGAETVAGLGNLKNDDFEQILQSEGVQPYPGSVQLVKELASRGTKMAIVSSSRNAAAVLDAAGMIDYFPVIVSGKEAGELGLPGKPAPDTFLEAARQLGVPKERAVVFEDALSGVAAGRAGDFGLVIGVDRGVGADKLTEHGADVVVDDLAELLEAGA
- a CDS encoding glycoside hydrolase family 65 protein; protein product: MAPLGHDFLDRTRYPIDEWALVEKHIDNDDLGTTETLFSVGNGYLGLRGNVEEGRDSFSHGTFVNGFHETWPIQHAEEAFGFARVGQTIVNAPDAKVIRLYVDDEPLLLPIADLLEYERRLDFRSGVMSRDILWRTPGGKRVRVRSRRMVSFTQRHLAVLTFEVTMLDDHAPVAISSQILNRQDGEDEYHVRSAAMGEGVDPRKAGQMRHRVLKPQSHWGNVADGRVALGYQCSESGMTIAVAADHHLETENNYSKRIQTDDDLAKMTYRIDAEPGKPIVLTKMVSYHTSRGVPSRELLDRCRRTLDRAHAEGLEKQFEDQRAWLDGFWARSDVEIPGQPDVQQATRWNLFQIAQASARAEGTGIAAKGVTGSGYGGHYFWDTEIYVLPFLTYTTPRAARNALRFRYTLLDAARQRAKQMAQQGALFPWRTINGEEASAYYAAGTAQYHIDADVSYALSQYLAATGDNDFLEREGIDILVETARMWVDLGFWRNEEDGTFHIHGVTGPDEYTTVVNDNLFTNVMARFNLRRAVSAVRTLAERDGAEYERVVKRLDLDASEVEDWERAAADMAIPYDEHLGVHPQDEHFLEREVWDLANTPLDKRPLLLNYHPLVIYRFQVLKQADVVLALFLQGEQFTAEEKRADFEYYDPITTGDSTLSAVVQSIMAAEVGYHDLALRYFRAALYVDLADRHHNTADGVHVASTGGVWSALVSGFGGFRDHGGVFSIDPRLPESWESLTYRLTLLGSRVRVTVFPDRVDMAIEQGDEATLHVRGEKVTVLAGEPVSVPLDGQGPRLEGEPAPVPGRRRADGTIIAAIVPGT